A genomic region of Erythrobacter sp. SCSIO 43205 contains the following coding sequences:
- a CDS encoding FemAB family XrtA/PEP-CTERM system-associated protein: MNAPVSLSLKAQAVDLADARMCERIDCFVQEMGASVFHRPNWLLAVEKATGQRAGGFVIEQLGVIQGWLPLTEVRSFLFGKALVSSGFGVGGGICAERAEVAAKLAEAAQNHAKAHGFTSVELRGGEVPDGWQAVTDKHCGFGRRLSADDEAELLAIPRKSRAEVRKGLKNNLEVRIGRSAQDLTAHYACYSESVRNLGTPVFPKALFRQMLEAFPAGSDILTIARDGTPLASVLSFYHNEAVLPFWGGGSFAARGARANELMYYELMRHARARGMTRFDFGRSKVGSGPAKFKKNWGFEPQPLTYGHWTPPGAEPRDVDPTSEAYSRKIELWKKLPLPVANTIGPFIARGLA, encoded by the coding sequence ATGAATGCGCCCGTCAGCCTTTCTCTGAAAGCCCAAGCGGTTGATCTGGCCGACGCCCGGATGTGCGAGCGCATTGATTGCTTTGTGCAGGAAATGGGTGCGAGCGTCTTTCACAGGCCAAACTGGCTCTTGGCCGTAGAGAAAGCGACCGGACAGCGCGCGGGCGGTTTTGTGATCGAGCAATTGGGCGTTATCCAAGGCTGGCTACCTCTGACTGAAGTGCGTTCATTCCTTTTCGGCAAAGCACTTGTCTCAAGCGGTTTTGGCGTCGGCGGCGGCATTTGTGCTGAACGGGCAGAAGTCGCAGCGAAACTCGCTGAGGCGGCGCAGAACCATGCAAAGGCTCACGGCTTTACAAGCGTCGAGCTTCGCGGGGGCGAAGTGCCCGATGGCTGGCAGGCGGTCACAGACAAGCATTGCGGTTTCGGACGAAGGCTTTCCGCAGACGATGAGGCAGAGCTTCTCGCAATCCCTCGCAAATCGCGTGCAGAGGTGCGCAAGGGACTGAAGAATAACCTTGAGGTGCGCATTGGCCGATCTGCTCAAGATTTGACTGCGCACTATGCCTGCTATTCAGAAAGCGTGCGGAATTTGGGGACACCGGTCTTCCCTAAGGCGCTCTTTCGCCAGATGCTAGAGGCGTTCCCAGCCGGTAGCGACATTCTGACAATTGCGCGCGATGGCACGCCGCTCGCGAGCGTTCTGTCATTCTATCACAACGAGGCAGTGCTTCCGTTCTGGGGCGGCGGAAGCTTTGCCGCTCGTGGTGCGCGGGCGAATGAGCTTATGTATTACGAACTTATGCGCCATGCCCGGGCGCGCGGGATGACGCGGTTCGACTTTGGTCGTTCAAAGGTTGGAAGCGGGCCTGCCAAATTCAAAAAGAACTGGGGCTTTGAACCTCAACCGCTCACCTATGGGCATTGGACGCCGCCGGGCGCAGAGCCGCGCGATGTGGACCCGACAAGCGAGGCATACAGCCGCAAGATTGAGCTTTGGAAAAAGCTCCCATTGCCAGTAGCCAACACCATTGGCCCCTTTATCGCGCGCGGGCTTGCGTGA
- a CDS encoding preprotein translocase subunit YajC: MRFLTGILFTGIASVAAASPALAQDERGASDERRTTFQPYIEVSQILTAQLEPVSDQLTFTQVAAGVDTSVQGRRSGASVSVRYERNISYGDDQVDTDTVSGIARGYLSVIPQSLTLQAGALASRTRVDGGGAVSANPLASEDATNQVYSAYFGPEFRTRAGAVEVSGNARVGYNRFEANNAVFDVNGDQVDVFDDSVTYSGQIAAGTRPGDVLPVGVAVSAGGFQEDLSNLDQRVRDVYARADVTVPVTSSLAVVGGVGYEDVEVSSRDALRDANGDPIFDNNGRLVTDSSSPRLLAFDVDGLLWDVGVLWRPSSRTNLEARVGRRYDSTTYYGTFSYQPTPGDSLAIAVYDGISGFGGVINNSLSRLSSDFQVQRNPLSGDFGGLVSSDEGVGLVGALGSIRSSAFRGRGVNASYTTQLGRMNAAIGVGYDRRTFIAAAGSALESVDGIRDESYYVTGTLSTDVGRSGALSTTAYANWFTSNSGNGDLTAVGASAAYSRNLAGRLSARAAVSLDYFDSEFSDEDFATASALLGLRYDF, encoded by the coding sequence ATGCGTTTTCTTACCGGAATCCTTTTTACAGGCATTGCCTCGGTCGCAGCCGCGTCCCCTGCGCTTGCTCAAGACGAACGCGGCGCCAGCGACGAGCGCAGAACCACGTTCCAGCCCTATATTGAGGTGTCTCAGATCCTTACCGCACAACTGGAGCCGGTGAGTGATCAACTGACCTTCACTCAGGTTGCAGCAGGCGTTGACACATCGGTTCAAGGCCGGCGCAGCGGTGCGTCGGTTTCGGTGCGTTATGAGCGCAATATCAGCTATGGTGACGATCAGGTCGATACCGATACCGTTAGCGGCATTGCGCGCGGCTATCTTTCGGTAATTCCGCAAAGCCTGACCCTGCAAGCGGGCGCATTGGCAAGCCGCACCCGCGTTGATGGCGGGGGCGCGGTATCGGCTAACCCGCTCGCAAGCGAAGATGCGACTAATCAGGTTTACAGCGCATATTTCGGGCCAGAATTCCGCACCCGTGCTGGCGCGGTTGAGGTGTCGGGCAATGCGCGCGTCGGCTACAACCGCTTTGAAGCTAACAATGCGGTCTTCGATGTGAATGGCGACCAAGTTGATGTGTTCGATGATAGTGTGACCTATTCAGGCCAGATCGCGGCAGGCACGCGTCCGGGCGACGTTCTGCCCGTTGGCGTTGCGGTAAGCGCAGGCGGTTTTCAGGAAGACCTCTCCAACCTCGATCAACGGGTGCGCGATGTCTATGCACGCGCTGATGTGACCGTGCCAGTGACCTCCTCCCTCGCTGTGGTAGGCGGTGTTGGCTATGAAGATGTCGAGGTGTCTAGCCGCGACGCTTTGCGTGATGCAAATGGCGATCCGATTTTCGACAATAATGGTCGCCTCGTCACCGACAGCAGCTCGCCGCGCCTTTTGGCCTTCGATGTCGATGGTCTGTTGTGGGATGTTGGCGTTTTGTGGCGACCAAGTTCGCGCACCAATCTCGAAGCGCGTGTAGGCCGCCGTTATGACAGCACAACCTATTACGGCACCTTCAGCTATCAACCTACGCCCGGAGATTCGCTCGCAATCGCGGTCTACGATGGCATCTCGGGCTTTGGCGGGGTTATAAACAACTCGCTTTCACGCTTGTCGAGCGATTTTCAGGTGCAGCGTAACCCACTCTCAGGCGACTTTGGTGGCCTTGTATCGAGCGATGAGGGCGTTGGCCTCGTAGGTGCGCTTGGCTCGATCCGCTCGTCCGCTTTCCGTGGCCGCGGCGTCAACGCCAGCTACACAACACAGCTTGGCCGGATGAATGCCGCCATCGGTGTTGGTTACGACCGCCGCACCTTTATCGCAGCCGCCGGAAGCGCGCTTGAGAGCGTCGATGGCATCCGCGATGAAAGCTATTACGTCACAGGCACATTGAGCACCGATGTTGGCCGCAGCGGCGCACTTTCGACGACAGCCTATGCCAACTGGTTCACGTCGAACTCAGGCAATGGCGACCTGACTGCGGTGGGTGCATCAGCCGCATACAGTCGCAACCTTGCTGGCCGTTTGTCAGCGCGCGCAGCGGTGTCACTCGACTATTTCGATAGCGAATTCTCTGACGAAGATTTTGCCACAGCCTCCGCGCTGCTTGGTCTTCGTTACGACTTTTAA
- a CDS encoding P-loop NTPase — MTEQSNFSRKTASSPQRSPARRTSLFERADVAFGLDGFGVKPVPANLPDGPRAFAPPRQRNAHVNQRDLPQAQASGAPHEQAAPPPKPAERAVALRGPKVRVDHEVLEEEGLISPGAPVTGLLEEFRIIKRELLADAREAGDDTARRILVCSPHSGEGKTYCATNLAIAMAAERDIEVVLVDADVLNPSVSDRLGIETGVGLMDALADKSLRIEDLVSPTDIDGLFILPAGTSSARDSEYLTSARTSQVLDRLTRGAPNRFLIFDTPPALAASPAAELAAHVGQAVLVVRADDTSRAALDDAIQLLSACDDIKLLLNATQFSPSGRRFGDYGEREE, encoded by the coding sequence ATGACTGAACAAAGCAACTTCTCTCGCAAAACCGCCAGTTCACCACAGCGCTCGCCTGCGCGCCGCACCTCTTTGTTTGAGCGTGCGGATGTGGCCTTTGGCCTTGATGGGTTTGGCGTAAAGCCGGTGCCTGCCAACCTGCCCGATGGGCCGCGTGCTTTTGCTCCGCCTCGCCAACGCAATGCCCATGTCAATCAACGCGACCTGCCACAAGCACAAGCTTCAGGCGCCCCTCATGAGCAAGCCGCTCCACCGCCAAAACCTGCAGAACGCGCGGTTGCCCTTCGCGGGCCTAAGGTGCGTGTCGACCACGAAGTGCTCGAAGAAGAAGGCCTGATTTCTCCCGGAGCGCCTGTCACGGGGCTCCTCGAAGAATTCCGCATTATCAAGCGCGAGCTTCTTGCCGATGCCCGTGAGGCGGGCGACGACACCGCGCGCCGCATCCTTGTCTGCTCGCCACATTCGGGTGAGGGCAAGACCTATTGCGCAACCAATCTCGCAATCGCCATGGCGGCTGAACGCGATATTGAGGTGGTGCTTGTCGATGCCGACGTGCTCAATCCCTCTGTCTCGGACCGCCTTGGGATCGAAACTGGCGTCGGGCTGATGGATGCGCTGGCGGATAAAAGCTTGCGGATCGAAGACCTTGTCTCACCGACTGATATTGACGGGCTCTTCATCCTTCCCGCGGGCACAAGCAGCGCGCGCGATTCTGAATATCTTACCAGCGCGCGCACCAGCCAGGTGCTTGACCGCCTGACGCGCGGTGCACCGAACCGTTTTCTTATCTTCGATACCCCGCCAGCGCTTGCCGCATCGCCTGCAGCTGAGCTTGCCGCTCATGTGGGTCAAGCCGTCCTTGTGGTGCGCGCCGACGACACAAGCCGGGCAGCGTTAGACGATGCAATCCAGCTTTTGTCGGCGTGCGACGACATCAAACTGCTTCTTAATGCAACACAGTTCAGCCCGTCCGGTCGCCGCTTCGGCGACTATGGCGAAAGGGAGGAATGA
- a CDS encoding XrtA system polysaccharide deacetylase: MNAQSPIGFNNAIAGPIANGLSVDVEDWFQVGAFENVIERGDWDDLEARVERNVDEILTLFGEAGVSATFFTLGWIAERYPHIMREIADAGHEIASHGYDHARVFTLDAVKFAEDIRVTREILEDASGQAVVGYRAPSFSIDPRSLWAFDVLAAQGYKYSSSVAPIVHDHYGWREAPRFAFRPVAGSDMVEIPVTTALFGSRRLAAGGGGFFRVLPYAFSRWAISQVNQEDERPAVFYFHPWEVDPGQPRVGDAPMRSKLRHYTNLGKMADKLRKLVKEFHWDRMDAIAEIEARRAIDFPVAALGGKQ; the protein is encoded by the coding sequence ATGAACGCGCAAAGCCCCATCGGTTTTAACAACGCCATTGCGGGTCCGATTGCCAATGGGCTTTCGGTCGATGTCGAGGACTGGTTCCAGGTCGGAGCATTTGAGAATGTCATCGAGCGAGGCGATTGGGATGACCTCGAAGCCCGCGTCGAGCGCAATGTCGATGAGATTCTTACGCTTTTCGGCGAGGCTGGCGTCAGCGCGACGTTTTTCACGCTGGGCTGGATCGCTGAACGCTATCCGCACATCATGCGCGAGATTGCTGATGCCGGTCATGAGATCGCCAGCCACGGCTATGACCATGCGCGCGTTTTCACGCTTGATGCAGTAAAGTTTGCCGAAGACATCCGGGTGACCCGCGAAATCCTTGAGGATGCCTCAGGCCAAGCGGTTGTCGGCTATCGCGCTCCCAGCTTTTCGATTGATCCGCGCTCGCTTTGGGCGTTCGATGTGCTGGCCGCTCAGGGGTATAAATACTCCTCCAGCGTCGCGCCAATCGTGCATGACCATTACGGATGGCGAGAGGCCCCGCGTTTCGCCTTCCGCCCGGTTGCAGGATCAGACATGGTCGAAATTCCGGTGACGACCGCTCTCTTTGGCTCGCGCCGATTGGCAGCAGGTGGAGGCGGGTTCTTCCGCGTCCTGCCTTATGCCTTTTCTCGGTGGGCCATCTCTCAGGTAAACCAAGAAGATGAACGCCCCGCGGTATTCTATTTCCACCCATGGGAAGTCGATCCCGGTCAACCACGCGTTGGCGATGCGCCGATGCGATCAAAGCTGCGTCACTACACCAACCTTGGCAAGATGGCGGATAAGCTTCGCAAGCTTGTGAAGGAATTTCACTGGGACCGCATGGACGCAATTGCTGAGATTGAAGCGCGCCGGGCGATTGATTTTCCTGTGGCCGCTCTGGGGGGTAAGCAATGA
- a CDS encoding XrtA/PEP-CTERM system-associated ATPase gives MYDSYYGFTGRPFQLTPDPDFYFESASHKKAMSYLGYGLNQGEGFIVITGEVGAGKSTLVAHLMERIDPEALTVAQVVTSALDGEELIHVVAQSFGIAVDGKDKAGALGAIEQFLQDEARAGRRCLLIVDECQNLEFTALEELRMLSNFQLGAHPLLQSLLLGQPEFRRTLAHHPNLDQLRQRIIASHHLEALDAEELEDYVHHRLARVGWEHQPSLQDGLLSALYKATGGIPRRVNQIMNRLLLLGAIEERDEIGLSMLDAVLEEMSEDQLRGGGLRSVTGDPAPQEAGEEEAVATQVDEPIYDEVKQVEAQPEAEAVADTSAEPLDPETEVEIESIPASEVAAMMAQRDARAAELEAAIGELQAAGAAPGFASNGAEHASLDGDVGEALTRIEARLEEQERSFRHVMTMLIEWLEDDKSREAA, from the coding sequence ATGTACGATTCATATTACGGCTTCACTGGACGACCGTTTCAGCTGACCCCTGATCCCGATTTCTATTTCGAGAGCGCCAGCCACAAAAAGGCGATGAGCTATCTTGGCTATGGGCTTAATCAGGGTGAGGGATTTATTGTCATCACCGGCGAGGTTGGGGCGGGTAAATCCACTCTTGTCGCGCATCTGATGGAGCGAATTGATCCAGAGGCGCTGACCGTGGCGCAGGTGGTCACATCTGCGCTTGACGGCGAAGAGTTGATCCACGTGGTCGCGCAATCTTTCGGCATCGCGGTCGACGGCAAAGACAAAGCGGGCGCATTGGGCGCGATTGAGCAATTCCTTCAAGATGAAGCGCGCGCTGGGCGTCGCTGCCTGCTCATCGTGGATGAGTGCCAGAACCTTGAGTTCACGGCATTGGAAGAGCTGCGAATGCTCTCCAACTTCCAATTGGGTGCGCACCCGCTCTTGCAGAGCCTGTTGCTGGGACAGCCGGAGTTTCGCCGCACATTGGCGCATCACCCAAACCTTGACCAGTTGCGGCAGCGGATCATCGCCTCGCATCACCTTGAGGCACTGGATGCCGAAGAGCTCGAAGACTATGTGCACCACCGTCTGGCTCGTGTGGGGTGGGAGCATCAACCCTCTCTTCAAGACGGGCTCTTGTCTGCGCTCTACAAGGCGACAGGAGGCATCCCGCGCCGTGTGAACCAGATCATGAACCGCTTGCTTCTCCTTGGAGCAATCGAAGAACGCGACGAAATTGGCTTGTCCATGCTCGATGCTGTTCTGGAAGAAATGTCAGAGGACCAATTGCGTGGTGGTGGCCTGCGTTCGGTAACGGGTGATCCTGCCCCGCAAGAGGCAGGTGAAGAAGAAGCCGTCGCAACACAGGTTGATGAGCCAATCTACGATGAAGTGAAACAGGTTGAAGCTCAGCCCGAAGCCGAGGCCGTCGCCGACACATCAGCAGAGCCGCTCGATCCTGAAACAGAAGTCGAAATTGAAAGCATCCCGGCAAGCGAAGTCGCGGCGATGATGGCACAGCGCGATGCTCGGGCCGCTGAACTGGAGGCGGCCATCGGCGAGTTGCAAGCAGCTGGCGCAGCACCAGGCTTTGCATCAAATGGCGCAGAGCACGCATCGCTTGACGGCGATGTCGGCGAAGCATTGACCCGGATCGAGGCACGACTTGAAGAGCAAGAGCGTTCTTTCCGCCATGTGATGACGATGCTGATCGAATGGCTTGAGGATGATAAGTCGCGCGAGGCGGCATGA
- a CDS encoding TIGR03087 family PEP-CTERM/XrtA system glycosyltransferase, giving the protein MGEILFLAHRVPFPPNRGDKIRSSNLLKKLASLAPVHVGCFAENAEDRAGGKEVEAIAASHCVVNRSKPLVLAGAEAVLTGKPVSLTAFHSARLEEWVRHTLATRPITTIFVFSGQMGQYIPDDFAGRVVIDLCDVDSAKFENYAAAGQRVRLNSREGRLLAREEERLAARADATILISDNEAELFRSRLTVPHKTNVQVIGNGIDSDFFDPSRTSPHPELSRRPGPHFVFTGQMDYPPNEQAALWAIESFFALYKSQHTDAELHIVGRNPTKRLQDKAGEGVIIWGEVPDVRPFIAAADSVIVPLSIARGVQNKVLEAMAMARPVLLTSEAATGIDAADGEHWMLCELEPQAMQNRIDAFRANQSAARAMGKAARQFVLDHHNWNAMLAPLEWLVSAGRGDARDAA; this is encoded by the coding sequence ATGGGTGAGATTCTTTTCCTAGCGCACCGGGTTCCCTTTCCGCCCAATCGCGGAGATAAGATCCGCAGCTCCAATCTGCTCAAAAAGCTCGCAAGCCTCGCGCCTGTTCATGTGGGTTGCTTTGCCGAGAATGCCGAAGACCGGGCAGGGGGCAAAGAGGTTGAAGCGATTGCCGCATCGCATTGCGTGGTCAATCGCAGCAAGCCACTGGTCCTTGCAGGGGCAGAAGCGGTTCTGACTGGCAAGCCTGTGAGCCTCACCGCCTTTCATTCTGCCCGCCTTGAAGAATGGGTGCGCCACACGCTCGCCACTCGTCCCATAACCACAATCTTCGTTTTTTCAGGGCAGATGGGCCAATATATCCCTGACGATTTTGCTGGCCGGGTGGTGATTGACCTGTGCGATGTCGATAGCGCCAAGTTCGAAAACTATGCAGCCGCAGGACAGCGCGTGAGGCTGAACTCGCGAGAAGGCCGCTTGCTGGCACGAGAAGAAGAGCGCTTGGCCGCGCGGGCCGATGCAACGATCCTGATTAGCGACAACGAAGCTGAGCTGTTCCGCTCGCGCCTAACGGTCCCTCACAAAACAAATGTGCAGGTGATCGGTAATGGGATTGATTCAGACTTTTTCGACCCATCTCGCACCTCGCCTCATCCTGAACTGTCACGGCGTCCCGGACCCCACTTCGTCTTCACCGGACAAATGGATTATCCACCCAACGAACAAGCGGCACTTTGGGCAATTGAGTCGTTTTTCGCCTTGTACAAGTCGCAACACACCGATGCGGAATTACACATCGTCGGCCGCAATCCGACCAAGCGATTGCAGGACAAAGCTGGTGAGGGTGTAATCATTTGGGGAGAGGTTCCCGATGTGCGTCCGTTCATCGCAGCGGCTGATAGTGTGATTGTGCCATTGTCAATCGCGCGTGGGGTTCAGAACAAAGTGTTGGAGGCCATGGCCATGGCCCGACCAGTGCTGCTGACTAGCGAAGCGGCAACAGGAATTGATGCGGCTGATGGCGAGCACTGGATGCTGTGCGAGCTAGAGCCCCAGGCCATGCAAAATCGCATCGACGCTTTTCGCGCGAACCAAAGCGCTGCCAGGGCAATGGGTAAGGCGGCACGCCAGTTTGTACTCGATCATCACAATTGGAACGCGATGCTTGCTCCGCTTGAGTGGCTCGTGAGTGCAGGAAGGGGAGACGCGCGTGATGCCGCCTGA
- a CDS encoding XrtA system polysaccharide chain length determinant, which produces MHELFEELRTALYSVWHRRWIALAVAWGVCLLGWLVVALIPNSYESKARIYVDVEDVLSEQLGIAGDGKEEIARVRQTLLSSVNLEKVITTTKLGDGISDRQALERSIASLSKDVEIQSEEDNLFSITASVGKGDLSDAENAVLARDVVQKLLDIFREEHIAGNRAEISGAINDLNEQLEERKVELEEAEARRVAFEAQYPDLVGGTQTLSTRVQQSRTELRDIDADLAAAQSALAALNNQIASTPRTLVGSADAVGPQAALLQAQTQLAGLRSRGLTEEHPDVVSTKRQVELLTRQVAASGPNEVSGTPNPAYSSLVALRADRQASIESLQSRRAALQSQMASLAASQATEPAVAAEANRISRDYEVLRDNYEKLLEDREKLRTRGDVVDETSQYKFDLVDPPVVPQKPAAPNRPLLLLGVLIAGIGAGIGVAWIMGQLRSGYATAGKLEKSVGLPVIGSVSLNLSEAAQSLRKRRLRQFAGACAALVGVLCVLLVIEVVSIGTIA; this is translated from the coding sequence ATGCACGAGCTATTTGAAGAGCTGCGCACAGCGCTTTATTCGGTCTGGCACCGCCGCTGGATCGCGCTGGCTGTTGCCTGGGGGGTGTGCCTTTTGGGCTGGCTCGTCGTGGCGCTTATCCCGAACTCTTACGAGTCCAAAGCACGCATTTACGTCGATGTCGAAGACGTTCTGTCTGAACAACTCGGCATTGCGGGTGATGGTAAGGAAGAGATTGCGCGGGTTCGCCAGACGCTTCTAAGCTCGGTCAATCTTGAAAAGGTGATCACCACGACGAAACTCGGCGATGGTATTTCTGATCGTCAGGCGCTTGAGCGGTCGATCGCTTCCTTGAGCAAGGACGTTGAAATCCAAAGCGAAGAGGACAACCTTTTCTCGATCACTGCATCGGTGGGCAAAGGCGATTTGAGCGATGCTGAGAACGCGGTCCTTGCGCGCGATGTGGTGCAAAAGCTGCTCGACATCTTCCGCGAAGAACACATAGCCGGCAACCGCGCAGAAATCAGCGGGGCGATCAACGACCTGAATGAACAGCTTGAAGAGCGCAAAGTCGAGCTTGAAGAAGCCGAAGCGCGCCGGGTGGCGTTTGAGGCGCAATACCCTGACCTTGTCGGCGGCACGCAAACTCTGTCCACGCGCGTTCAGCAATCGCGCACCGAGCTGCGCGATATTGATGCCGATCTGGCGGCTGCACAAAGCGCTCTTGCAGCGCTCAACAATCAGATCGCCAGCACGCCTCGCACTCTTGTTGGTTCGGCGGACGCGGTGGGACCACAAGCGGCCCTGCTTCAAGCGCAAACACAATTGGCAGGTCTTCGCTCGCGCGGGCTTACCGAAGAGCACCCCGATGTGGTGTCGACCAAACGTCAGGTTGAACTTCTCACCCGGCAGGTCGCAGCGTCTGGTCCAAATGAGGTGTCGGGCACTCCCAACCCGGCTTATTCTTCGTTGGTCGCACTTCGCGCTGATCGTCAGGCTTCGATTGAATCGCTGCAATCGCGCCGCGCTGCCTTGCAATCGCAAATGGCATCGCTCGCGGCCAGTCAGGCAACGGAACCTGCCGTTGCAGCAGAGGCCAATCGCATCAGCCGCGACTATGAAGTGCTGCGCGACAATTATGAAAAGCTGCTCGAAGATCGCGAGAAACTGCGCACGCGCGGCGATGTGGTGGATGAGACGAGCCAGTATAAATTCGATCTGGTTGATCCGCCCGTGGTGCCGCAAAAGCCTGCTGCACCCAACCGCCCACTTCTGCTTCTCGGCGTTCTGATCGCCGGGATTGGCGCTGGCATTGGCGTTGCCTGGATCATGGGTCAACTGCGCTCTGGCTATGCGACGGCGGGAAAGCTCGAAAAATCGGTGGGGCTGCCAGTTATCGGGTCGGTTTCGCTTAACCTTTCAGAAGCGGCACAGTCCTTGCGCAAACGGCGCTTGAGGCAATTTGCCGGAGCCTGCGCCGCACTGGTCGGCGTGCTTTGTGTTCTTCTGGTGATCGAGGTCGTCTCGATTGGGACGATTGCGTGA
- a CDS encoding pyridoxal-dependent decarboxylase, exosortase A system-associated, with product MKPLGPIPAGYDVMDGELAIGGRKVSVLAQKAGRTPLFVYSKAHLDARVAELRAAIPARIGINYAVKANPHADVIAHMEPLVDGFDIASSGELRMIQEAQIDPARVSFAGPGKRDDELEAAISAGVTLNCESEGEAQRSLAIGQRLGKTPRIAIRVNPDFELKGSGMKMGGGAKPFGVDAERVPALAKHIIAQGAEWRGLHIFTGSQTLSADAITEAQSNVLNLAASLASQIGQPLPKLNMGGGFGIPYFPGDEPLDLSAVGAALHDLLDEHEAAMTNTELCLELGRYLVGEAGVYLCRVIDKKVSHGQTYLITDGGLHHQLAASGNFGTVVRRNYPVAIATRFSAEPDEVVNVVGCLCTPLDRLADMAELPRAKVGDLVAVFCAGAYGASASPANFLGHGPAAEMIV from the coding sequence ATCAAACCTCTGGGCCCCATACCTGCGGGCTATGATGTTATGGACGGCGAATTGGCGATTGGTGGACGAAAGGTAAGCGTTCTTGCTCAAAAAGCAGGCCGCACGCCGCTGTTCGTCTATTCCAAGGCGCACCTCGATGCGAGGGTCGCTGAATTACGCGCAGCCATACCGGCGCGCATCGGGATCAATTATGCTGTCAAAGCAAACCCGCACGCAGATGTGATCGCGCACATGGAGCCCTTGGTCGATGGCTTCGATATTGCCTCCTCGGGCGAGTTGCGGATGATCCAAGAGGCCCAGATTGACCCTGCGCGCGTGAGCTTTGCTGGCCCCGGCAAACGCGATGATGAGCTTGAGGCTGCGATTTCGGCGGGCGTCACATTGAACTGCGAGTCCGAGGGCGAGGCGCAGCGTTCTCTTGCCATCGGGCAAAGGCTGGGCAAGACGCCGCGTATAGCAATCCGGGTCAATCCGGATTTCGAGCTCAAGGGTTCTGGCATGAAGATGGGCGGGGGTGCGAAACCCTTTGGCGTGGATGCTGAACGTGTGCCAGCATTGGCAAAGCACATCATTGCGCAAGGTGCCGAGTGGCGCGGGCTCCATATCTTTACCGGCAGCCAAACCCTAAGCGCAGATGCCATTACAGAGGCGCAAAGCAATGTTTTGAATTTGGCTGCATCTCTTGCATCCCAGATTGGCCAGCCGCTTCCAAAGCTCAACATGGGCGGTGGCTTTGGTATCCCCTACTTCCCCGGTGATGAGCCGCTTGATCTTTCCGCGGTTGGGGCTGCGCTCCATGACCTTTTGGATGAGCATGAGGCAGCTATGACGAATACCGAGCTATGCCTTGAGCTTGGCCGTTATCTGGTGGGCGAAGCAGGCGTTTATCTGTGCCGGGTGATCGACAAAAAAGTTAGCCACGGCCAGACTTACCTGATCACAGACGGCGGACTTCATCACCAATTGGCGGCGTCAGGCAACTTTGGAACCGTGGTGCGGCGCAACTACCCGGTTGCCATCGCCACGCGTTTTTCAGCCGAGCCTGACGAGGTCGTAAACGTTGTTGGATGCCTTTGCACGCCGCTTGATAGGCTTGCTGATATGGCTGAATTGCCAAGAGCAAAAGTGGGCGATCTGGTCGCCGTTTTCTGTGCCGGGGCCTATGGCGCAAGCGCCTCGCCTGCTAATTTCCTTGGCCATGGTCCAGCGGCAGAGATGATTGTTTAA
- a CDS encoding XrtA/PEP-CTERM system exopolysaccharide export protein, with amino-acid sequence MPNSPIFARLAGVSLASLALTACAGTGPELPTASYADAQTAPVDEYIIGPLDQITIHVWRNPELSAEDIQVRPDGRITIPLVRDMPAVGKTATQLQDDIRDVLVQYIEQPIVSVIVNEFNSTFDQQIRVVGSTEQPASLPYRANMTVLDAMIAVGGLGEFASGNRAKLLRIDRNTGLQKEYRLRLSDLIKKGDSSANVMLRPGDTIIIPESRF; translated from the coding sequence ATGCCAAATTCGCCCATTTTTGCCCGTCTTGCTGGCGTGTCCCTAGCGTCTCTTGCGCTGACGGCTTGCGCTGGAACGGGGCCTGAGCTCCCGACTGCAAGTTATGCAGATGCGCAGACGGCCCCTGTTGATGAATACATCATCGGTCCACTCGATCAGATTACGATCCACGTATGGCGCAATCCTGAGCTGAGCGCTGAAGATATTCAGGTGCGCCCCGATGGCAGGATCACGATCCCGCTCGTGCGCGATATGCCGGCTGTGGGTAAAACCGCGACCCAGCTTCAGGACGACATCCGTGATGTACTTGTCCAATATATCGAACAGCCGATTGTCTCGGTCATCGTCAATGAGTTTAATTCGACATTTGACCAGCAAATTCGTGTCGTTGGTTCTACCGAACAACCCGCGTCGCTGCCCTACCGCGCCAATATGACCGTGCTTGATGCGATGATCGCGGTTGGCGGTCTTGGCGAATTTGCGTCAGGCAACCGGGCAAAGCTGCTGCGGATTGATCGCAACACTGGCCTGCAAAAAGAGTACCGCCTGCGCCTGTCTGACCTGATCAAGAAAGGCGATAGCTCGGCCAATGTCATGCTGCGTCCCGGCGACACAATCATCATTCCTGAAAGCCGGTTCTAA